The proteins below come from a single Actinomycetota bacterium genomic window:
- a CDS encoding response regulator, producing the protein MEARALVVDDDQLFLRLLELNLAKIGIKVYTAPSGREALRLAAAEKPDIILLDIMMPGMDGYEVLRQLKASGETRDIPIIMLTAKSGMEDRARCREMGAEAYITKPFKLEELRETVKRLIFPGGKPGCNGSSRR; encoded by the coding sequence ATGGAAGCTCGAGCCCTGGTGGTGGACGACGATCAATTGTTCCTCCGACTGCTGGAGCTCAACCTGGCCAAGATAGGCATCAAGGTGTACACGGCGCCCAGCGGCCGGGAGGCCCTGCGCCTGGCGGCCGCCGAAAAACCGGACATCATCCTGCTGGACATCATGATGCCCGGCATGGACGGCTACGAGGTCCTCCGGCAGCTCAAGGCCTCCGGCGAGACCAGGGACATCCCCATCATCATGCTCACCGCCAAGAGCGGGATGGAGGACCGGGCAAGATGCCGGGAGATGGGCGCGGAGGCCTACATAACCAAGCCCTTCAAGCTCGAGGAGCTGCGCGAGACGGTCAAGAGGCTGATCTTTCCCGGAGGTAAACCGGGCTGCAACGGCTCCTCCCGGCGGTGA
- a CDS encoding TetR/AcrR family transcriptional regulator: MAGKGADRLGRPPGKAVSGKGRIYGGLTQEKRREARRNRLLEAGLELFSSEGYHRTPIERLCEVSHVTTRHFYELYPGKEEFFRDLLDTLIEDSRRAVLEALGKEFADPVETARAGISAFVHSYLDDPRRVRVILVEAVGISPEMERHRRGLIHDFAGIIEAKAKEMARRGMIPERDYSLGSLALAGAVNELMIDWVYSDSPPPQERVIEEIVDLFRLVIFGLNVLRGRL, from the coding sequence ATGGCTGGAAAAGGCGCTGACCGACTCGGCCGTCCGCCCGGAAAAGCGGTGTCCGGGAAGGGGAGGATATACGGCGGGCTCACGCAGGAGAAGCGGAGGGAAGCCCGCAGGAACCGGCTGCTGGAGGCCGGACTGGAACTTTTCTCCAGCGAGGGCTATCACCGCACCCCCATAGAGCGGCTCTGCGAGGTATCCCACGTGACCACCCGCCACTTCTACGAGCTGTATCCGGGTAAGGAGGAGTTCTTCCGTGACCTGCTCGACACCCTCATCGAGGACTCCCGGCGTGCGGTGCTCGAGGCCCTGGGAAAGGAGTTCGCGGACCCCGTGGAGACGGCAAGGGCGGGGATATCCGCCTTCGTGCACTCTTACCTGGACGACCCGCGCCGGGTGCGCGTCATCCTGGTGGAGGCGGTGGGTATAAGCCCGGAGATGGAGCGGCACCGGCGGGGGCTCATCCACGACTTCGCCGGTATCATAGAGGCGAAGGCAAAGGAAATGGCACGCCGCGGCATGATTCCGGAAAGGGATTATTCCCTGGGGTCGCTGGCCCTGGCGGGGGCGGTGAACGAGCTCATGATCGACTGGGTGTATTCCGATTCACCGCCTCCCCAGGAAAGGGTCATCGAGGAGATCGTGGACCTTTTCCGCCTGGTGATCTTCGGGTTGAACGTTCTCAGGGGCAGGCTTTGA
- a CDS encoding TetR family transcriptional regulator translates to MARKKNQATKKEGARRSAPGWEAEEFLRVFRSRTGNAVTRNRLERYLREGLVFPPGKDGRFDETHLERLQMLEHLRSRYGMSMRDMAGIFGVLEGKREEPSREGAAERGDDRRRKIIANAARLFAGKGYHGTTVDEIVQATGIAKGTFYLYFESKEDLLVEVIKNLIDETLQRIDEKLRGKGRSDFITRIEAKGEELLGLYLENSELLYMLLGETVGNHRLQEQLHEVYERLAERLEEDLQWGVQEGEIFPYQDLRTVAYALVGMGQTVAILVSGSDREQLPRIRATVDQLIRRIFSR, encoded by the coding sequence TTGGCGCGAAAGAAAAACCAGGCGACGAAGAAGGAAGGCGCAAGGCGGTCCGCGCCGGGCTGGGAGGCGGAGGAGTTCCTGCGGGTCTTCCGGAGCCGGACGGGAAACGCCGTTACCCGCAACCGGCTGGAGCGCTACCTGCGGGAGGGGCTCGTGTTCCCGCCGGGGAAGGATGGCCGTTTCGACGAGACCCACCTGGAGCGTCTGCAGATGCTTGAGCACCTGCGCTCCCGCTACGGGATGAGTATGCGGGACATGGCGGGGATATTCGGGGTGCTGGAGGGTAAGCGCGAGGAGCCCTCCCGGGAGGGGGCGGCCGAGAGGGGGGATGACCGGAGGAGGAAGATCATCGCCAACGCGGCGCGCCTCTTCGCCGGCAAGGGCTACCACGGCACCACGGTGGACGAGATCGTGCAGGCCACGGGGATCGCCAAGGGGACCTTCTACCTCTATTTCGAAAGCAAGGAGGACCTGCTGGTCGAGGTGATCAAGAACCTCATCGACGAGACTCTGCAGAGGATAGACGAGAAACTGCGCGGGAAGGGGAGGAGCGATTTCATAACCCGCATCGAGGCCAAGGGGGAGGAGCTCCTCGGGCTTTACCTCGAGAACAGCGAGCTACTGTACATGCTGCTCGGGGAGACGGTGGGCAACCACCGCCTGCAGGAACAGCTCCACGAGGTCTACGAGCGGCTCGCGGAGCGGCTGGAGGAGGACCTGCAGTGGGGGGTGCAGGAGGGGGAGATATTTCCCTACCAGGACCTGCGGACGGTGGCCTACGCCCTGGTGGGCATGGGGCAGACGGTGGCCATCCTGGTCTCGGGGTCGGACCGGGAACAGCTGCCCAGGATACGGGCCACCGTGGACCAGCTCATCCGGCGCATTTTCTCGCGCTGA